From a region of the Mercurialis annua linkage group LG1-X, ddMerAnnu1.2, whole genome shotgun sequence genome:
- the LOC126663441 gene encoding tubulin beta chain-like, translating to MREILHIQGGQCGNQIGAKFWEVVCAEHGIDPTGRCNGDISDLQLDRINVYFNEARGGRYVPRAVLMDLEPGTMDSVRSGPHGQIFRPDNFVFGQSGAGNNWAKGHYTEGAELIDSVLDVVRKEAENCDCLQGFQVCHSLGGGTGSGMGTLLISKIREEYPDRMMLTFSVFPSPKVSDTVVEPYNATLSVHQLVENADECMVLDNEALYDICFRTLKLATPSFGDLNHLISATMSGVTCCLRFPGQLNSDLRKLAVNLIPFPRLHFFMVGFAPLTSRGSQQYSALTVPELTQQMWDAKNMMCAADPRHGRYLTASAMFRGKMSTKEVDEQMINVQNKNSSYFVEWIPNNVKSTVCDIAPIGLKMASTFIGNSTSIQEMFRRVSEQFTAMFRRKAFLHWYTGEGMDEMEFTEAESNMNDLVSEYQQYQDATADEDYEEENEEHDM from the exons ATGCGAGAAATTCTTCATATCCAAGGTGGCCAATGTGGCAACCAAATCGGAGCCAAGTTTTGGGAGGTGGTCTGTGCTGAACATGGCATCGATCCTACCGGTAGGTGCAATGGGGACATTAGTGATCTTCAGCTTGACAGGATCAATGTTTATTTCAATGAGGCCAGAGGTGGCAGGTACGTGCCAAGGGCGGTTCTTATGGATCTCGAGCCTGGAACCATGGATAGTGTCAGGTCTGGTCCGCATGGTCAGATATTTCGACctgataattttgtttttggtcAATCTGGTGCTGGAAACAATTGGGCTAAAGGTCATTATACGGAAGGTGCTGAGTTGATTGACTCTGTGCTCGACGTTGTTCGTAAAGAAGCGGAGAATTGTGATTGCTTGCAAG GATTTCAGGTTTGTCACTCTTTAGGAGGAGGAACGGGGTCCGGCATGGGGACTCTTTTGATATCGAAAATCCGAGAGGAATACCCCGATCGAATGATGCTTACGTTCTCCGTTTTCCCTTCTCCTAAGGTTTCTGATACGGTTGTTGAGCCTTATAATGCCACTCTTTCTGTTCATCAGCTTGTTGAAAATGCAGATGAATGTATGGTTCTTGATAATGAAGCTCTGTATGATATCTGCTTCCGCACCCTTAAACTCGCTACACCGAGCT TTGGTGATTTGAACCATTTGATTTCTGCTACCATGTCTGGAGTCACATGCTGCTTGAGATTCCCAGGTCAGCTGAACTCTGACCTGAGAAAGCTAGCCGTGAATCTCATCCCCTTCCCACGCCTCCATTTCTTTATGGTCGGGTTTGCTCCTCTAACCTCCCGTGGCTCCCAGCAATACTCAGCCCTGACGGTTCCAGAACTCACCCAACAAATGTGGGATGCAAAGAACATGATGTGCGCAGCAGATCCTCGCCACGGCCGCTATCTTACAGCTTCAGCCATGTTCAGAGGGAAAATGAGCACCAAGGAAGTTGACGAGCAGATGATCAATGTACAAAATAAGAACTCATCCTATTTTGTCGAATGGATTCCCAACAATGTCAAATCGACTGTTTGTGATATCGCTCCGATAGGCCTGAAAATGGCGTCCACATTTATTGGGAACTCGACGTCAATCCAAGAGATGTTTCGCCGTGTGAGCGAACAGTTCACTGCCATGTTCAGGAGGAAGGCTTTCTTGCATTGGTATACAGGGGAAGGCATGGATGAGATGGAGTTCACAGAGGCAGAGAGCAATATGAATGATTTGGTTTCCGAATATCAGCAGTACCAAGATGCAACAGCTGATGAGGATTATGAGGAAGAGAATGAAGAACATGATATGTAA
- the LOC126670232 gene encoding uncharacterized protein LOC126670232, producing the protein MGLILGRIAVETPKYEVIKSLSGYEIRKYPPAVLAQVTYDSSQSTSDKDGFTVLANYIGAFSNPQNTKPEKIAMTAPVITKTGGESEKIAMTAPVLTKEGGEEKKMITMQFSLPAKYTKAEEAPKPTDERVVIREEGEKKYGVVKFSGIASEKVVQEKVEMLKDKLAGDGYKVIGEFVLARYNPPWITLPPFRTNEVMIPVE; encoded by the coding sequence ATGGGACTAATTCTCGGAAGAATCGCTGTCGAAACCCCGAAATATGAAGTGATCAAGTCCTTGAGCGGATACGAAATCAGAAAATATCCACCCGCAGTTCTTGCACAAGTCACATACGATTCATCCCAATCCACAAGTGACAAAGACGGATTCACCGTTCTCGCTAATTACATCGGTGCTTTCAGCAATCCACAAAATACAAAGCCCGAAAAAATAGCCATGACGGCTCCTGTCATAACCAAAACTGGCGGTGAAAGCGAAAAGATTGCGATGACTGCTCCTGTTCTGACAAAAGAAGGCggagaagagaagaagatgaTCACCATGCAGTTCTCATTGCCTGCCAAGTACACAAAAGCTGAGGAGGCACCGAAGCCGACGGATGAGAGGGTGGTGATAAGGGAAGAGGGGGAGAAGAAGTATGGGGTGGTGAAGTTTAGCGGCATAGCGTCGGAGAAGGTGGTGCAGGAAAAGGTGGAGATGCTGAAAGATAAGCTGGCCGGAGATGGGTATAAAGTGATCGGGGAGTTTGTATTGGCGAGGTACAATCCACCTTGGATCACTTTGCCTCCTTTTAGGACTAATGAGGTTATGATACCAGTTGAATGA
- the LOC126663457 gene encoding L-type lectin-domain containing receptor kinase VIII.1-like, with protein sequence MASNCLFGLIFLIFHFKLLSADQISAFSFQSFGKDSNFESSVGLYGDAKAVRNGSVLQLADSVSYSGGRVMYKKPVKVVEGKNLVSFSSYLAFSMSSGNGDGLSFVMVSGGFNVSKFGDRRPFGVSLRSVKNNSEFVAVEFGTRLDKNHVGINVGGFVSSKVKNGSFVNLVLNNGKRLSSWIDYEAGSKRLEVRISHFGDRKPIDPWLNYPIDLSKLWKNGKFYVGLSSSNGNSSQTSSVYSWTFEQRRVPRWMHSQPLDPQAFVKDAEPIGVVNKRSNCLLRVLAAMIFGTACGAFGAFCVLYLWSIFGNRRPVVPEECAMHPVDFEYKKVVEKAVEDGKQ encoded by the coding sequence ATGGCTTCTAATTgtttgtttggtttaattttcttgattttccaCTTCAAATTGCTCTCTGCCGACCAAATTTCTGCTTTTTCTTTCCAAAGTTTTGGTAAAGATTCTAACTTTGAGTCCAGTGTTGGTCTTTATGGTGATGCTAAAGCTGTTAGGAATGGCTCTGTGCTTCAGCTTGCTGACTCAGTGAGTTACAGTGGTGGACGAGTTATGTATAAGAAGCCAGTTAAGGTGGTTGAAGGTAAGAATTTGGTTTCTTTTTCGAGTTATTTGGCTTTTTCTATGTCTTCTGGTAATGGAGATGGTTTGAGTTTTGTTATGGTTTCTGGTGGGTTTAATGTTAGTAAGTTTGGTGATAGAAGACCATTTGGGGTTTCTTTGAGATCAGTGAAGAATAATTCTGAATTTGTTGCTGTTGAATTTGGTACGAGATTGGATAAGAATCATGTAGGAATTAATGTGGGGGGGTTTGTTTCTAGTAAGGTGAAAAATGGTTCATTTGTTAATTTGGTGTTGAACAATGGGAAGAGATTAAGCTCTTGGATTGATTATGAAGCTGGTTCTAAAAGATTAGAGGTTAGGATTTCTCATTTTGGTGATAGAAAACCGATAGACCCGTGGCTTAACTACCCGATTGACCTTTCAAAACTGTGGAAAAATGGGAAGTTTTATGTTGGATTGAGTTCATCCAATGGGAATTCCTCTCAGACAAGTTCTGTATATTCCTGGACTTTCGAACAAAGGCGTGTTCCTCGTTGGATGCATTCTCAGCCGCTTGATCCTCAGGCTTTTGTGAAAGATGCAGAGCCTATAGGTGTAGTTAACAAGAGGAGTAATTGTTTGTTGAGAGTTCTTGCTGCTATGATCTTTGGTACTGCTTGCGGAGCGTTTGGGGCGTTTTGTGTGTTGTATTTGTGGAGCATCTTTGGTAATAGGCGTCCGGTTGTGCCGGAGGAGTGTGCTATGCACCCTGTGGATTTTGAGTACAAGAAAGTTGTAGAGAAAGCCGTCGAAGATGGCAAGCAGTAG